acagttctaaagatgggcctccgcagccgatgacccatgaaTGTGCCAATGTTAAAATCATGTTTTCCGACAGCAGTAGCATCTttaaacaagataatgcgccatgtcacacggccaggaatgtgatggagtagttagaggaacacagtggcgagttccaatcgatatgcacccccccctcccctcaactcgtcaatctgaacccgatcgaacccaTGTTGGATGTGACTGAACgcagtgtcagagctcatcgcccccccccccccccccacctggaatttactggaattaggtgacttgaatgtgcagatgtggtgtcaactccctccggaaacctaccaagaccTCAATGCATTCATGCCAAGACGCGTGGCAACTGTTACCCGTGACaatggtggacataccggctattacgaccacataatattctggctgatcagcgtataatGACCACTACCAAGATCTCAGAGGCGTATGTTTAGGGTCATTGACTTGTTGAAAGTAAAAGGCGCCATCACGACCCAGTTTCTGTGCACTGCTAAGTAAATGGCCTCGCAACACATCGATATGTTTACGATGATCCATAGCAGCTtcaataaatggtttaaatggctctgagcactatgggacttaacatcttaagttatcagtcccctagaacttagaactacttaaacctaactaacctaaggacaccacacacatccatgcccgaggcaggattcgaacctgcgaccgtagcactcccgcggttccggactgcagcgccagaaccgcacggccaccgcggccggcagcttcaATAAATGCCTAGCCAGCAACAACAGAAACTCCCATGCACTTCCATACCATTCTACTTACTCCACTATGTTTTACCGTAGGTAGAGTATATTGCGTTCGGAGCTCTGCATTTGATTTGCACCACACATCACACTTTTCCCTTTCCGCCATATCCAAACAATTGATCTTGGATTCGTGAGAAAGTAGCTCAGTATTCCTAAGTTCAATAGATTTATTGAGATAATCTTTGATGAACTGCAAGCGTTTTCTTCGGTTAACTTCCGTGATAAATGGTTTCTTTCTGGGAGAACTGATGTGAATACAAGCTGCGTTCATAACGTTCCTAACAGTTTGAGCATTGAACTGTTTGTTGGACGTTGACTAGATGTCCGATATAAACGACCCTACACTTGTATAGGGTTCTTTTTGTGCAGGACGAAATATTCTTCGTTGCTCCCTCCATGTAATGACTCTTGGACGTCAGGATCTGcgtatattgccggccggagtggccgtgcggttctaggcgctacagtctggaaccgagcgagcgctaaggtcgcaggttcgaatcctgcctcgggcatggatgtgtgtgatgtctttaggttagttaggtttaattagttctaagttctaggcgactgatgacctcagaagttaagtcgcatagtgctcggagccatttgaaccatctgcgttTATTGTCTGTTTTTACCAGTCTCCTGAAACTTCATAGTGCTTTCCCGCATTTTTGTATGATTAACGTAAAGTTCTTTCTCACGTAACTTATAGCCGGCGAATACAATAAAACTGCCTTGTTGCGGAACAACATGGAATAATCCTTCCTCTTCGGCCTCATCGTGACAAATGAATGCTCCTTACATTGGGACTCAGGCAAGCGACTGAACTGTTTTTCAGCTCCGACTGCACAAATCTGGTACGCGTGGCGCTGTCGGCCAAGCACAATAACAAATGTCGTGCAGGGTACCAATACTTTTTTGAGCAGGAGTAAACCCTCATTTAATTAAATAGATGTGTTTTTGAATTGTtgggaaaatattttaatatacaaatTATTTCCTTTATTGAGTCAGAATGAATTGTACATCTATAATGTTCCTAgtattaatacattttgtattaGGTGCAAAAATGGTGTCGGTGCCAGTACTTTTTGGTGTTCCTGTTTTATCCAGATTTGGCAATCAGTTTTGTTCTGTGACATGACCGTCACATATCGCTACGGAATATCGATTTATTTTTCCGATCAACATATTTTTCTATTCTCAGTTGTTGATCTGTGAACCGTGTGTTGAAAGAGCGAAGCTTCACACCTGGTTGGCGGGAAAGGAGTGGTCTGAGGGTCCTATTGTACCGATAGAGATCGCTATCGGTAGATATTACCGCTATAGTCACGCATACTGCAGGGTGCAGACGAACTTCCCAATAAAAAACTTATTGGTTTCACTTCAACACCAACTTCGTGAAAGTTAATATGTTTCCCGTATGCAGAGATGGTAATTTGCTGTCTTTTCCcgatttgtcgaaaatttttttgCATTTGTCGGCCGTCACGCTAGCATgggattttttattttcatttctatttatttatttatttattttttagatgcTGGGAGTTGAGCAGGAGGAAGGAATTTTTGGGGAGTCGGAAACAGTGGTTCGAGTGGTGCAGACGCTGACCAAGAGAGTTGGAAGCTGCTGGGCACTTCTGGCTGCTATCGGCAGTCTGCTGTTATGGAGGAGagctgctggcgaaacgtcagaaaaatcatcagacgaatgtcagccgaagaacccaggacagaagccaacaggcagtttgtcatggCTACGAAAGCCTTAAGAATTTTGTAACTGTATGTTTCATTGTCCACGTTGGTTTAATacttactgtgcggctggtcctggcggaggtttgagtcctccctcgggcatgggtgtgtgtgtttgtccttaggataatttaggttacgtagggtgtaagcttagggactgatcaccttagcagtaaagtcccataagatttcacatacattttcgctAAGagcagaatttttgtaactaaacaCTGTTccataaaaagtaaaactaaaaagTACATTTGAAGTCGATTAACGTTTTGACATATCTTGCCCAACTCGAGCATAAATTAAAAGTTTGTTAAAATCAGATCTGATTTCCATTGCAAGACTCTTAACTTGTCCCATAGCTTTCCTGGTTAGATAGGATAAAGTTAACATGCTGTACAATCAAGTTGTGCTTTGCTTTCTTGGTGTTGACCTTTGTCTATAGTGGGCAGATTTAACTTTAGGAAATTGTTGTTATACATTGCAGCAGGAGTAGCTTGAGCACACATGCTCTACCATGCATTCATAGTTTTAATTTAAGAAGGCTCAGTTCACTTCCATAAGGAAGAGTGAGAGTAGTGTGCGCTGTACTGTGTGATAGAAGGTTCGATTTGTAATCACATACAAACTAATGACATCGACTTCATTTCATCTAATTTCACACTCTACCAGTTAACATCGATTACAGTGTGTTATAGTCCATCAATTAGATTGTTCATGAAATTAGCACACAGAGTGTAAACAGTCTTGTTCATAACCAGGTGTCCCGAAAAAAATTGACAATGTCAGCTCTAAAATATTTGGAAATAATGATCACATTGTGAATATTGCAGTCATACTCTAACATTAAATTTCCCTCCTCATACTACCATAATTCAAACCATTCACTCTGTCAGCCTATACGTAACTTCCTCCCTCAATTCTTCGCTCcctcctcagccccccccccccttttcactctCTCCCACTGTCCCggacaagctctctctctctctctctctctctctctctctcacacacacacacacacacacacatacacacacacacgagctgAGCATCACAAATGTCAACAACACTTGAAATCCGAGCGTCACATTCCAAACAAACACgccacgaaacaaatgaataccACAAAGCCACAATAACACGTATTGGCGGCAGAAACTTGGCCAACGAATCTTACAAAATGCATGTGTAACGACAGGACAGAAAGAAATAAGCGTGTTACGTCATGAGAAACAAGAGAAAACACCTCCACATCAAAAACTGTAAGTAACACGTTAAATGATCAGATATATAGCAATTTTCAGTTCGAAATGAAcagtaaacacaaaaataaaaaaaagaagtcttgttgtttgcagatgacaagctgtagatTGTGCAGTAGATTGAAAGCTACAAGCATAAACAATCAATAGCTTCATGTGAGATATGTAAACAAAGGTATGCATCCACTTCATTTCCAAATTTGTTATAAAACAAAACGGAATAGCCTATAGACATATCGTAACTAAACAACATTGAATGCCTCAGCtcagtgacaaatggttcaaatggctctgagcactagaacttacaacgacttaaacctaactaacctaagaacatcacacactccttgcccgaggcaggattcgaacctgcgaccgtagcggtcgctcggttccagactgaagcgcctagaaccgctcggccaccacggccggcaactcaGTGACAAATGTCTTAACACTGTACggtatgcaaactaatgtaaactATTTGACAATTATCACTCCTTTCACAAATGTAGATTTTTGTGCCAAAAGCTAATACAACTCATACAAGAGGTAAATATATGATAATAATTTTGAAGATAGCACAAAACGTGCCAAAACGtatctgggtgaaaacaaaactataAAACGGTGAACTGCacaaggcggaattcctctccaatttGGAAATAACATCTCACTGTTTCGCTTAGTTGCTGCGACATGGAGGACAGAATTTTTAGCGCATCCACGATCGGTTACATATTTATATGAAAGTATTTAAATTATAATCAGATATCCTCAACACAGCACTTTTTACATAAGCGTATTGATTAAAAAATTAGACACCTCTAAAAGACATCACGCTAacaccgtataacagcgccttaaGACTTGACAGTTAGGTCAGTCCGGGAGAGAAGTGAGTCAACAAATTTCTTCATATacaccatatccagctgaagccactcatttatGACTATATCACATCGAGTTGCCAAATAGCAGGAAtgctgagattagattagattagattagattaatactagttccatggatcatgaatacgatatttcgtaatgatgtggaacgagtcgaattttccaatacatgacataattaggttaatttaacaacatacttaagttaatataacaactttattttattgtgttttttgtttttctttattttttatttttatttttttaatatttttttcttaatttatatctaaaaattcctctatggagtagaaggagttgtcattcagaaattcttttaatttcttcttaaatacttgttggttatctgtcagacttttgatactatttggtaagtgaccaaagactttagtgccagtataattcacccctttctgtgccaaagttagatttaatcttgaatagtgaagatcatcctttctcctagtattgtagttatgcacactgctattacttttgaattgggtttggttgttaataacaaatttcataagagagtatatatactgagaagctactatgaatatccctagatccttaaataaatgtctgcaggatgatcttgggtggactccagctattattctgattacacgctttcgtgcaataaatactttattcctcagtgatgaattaccccaaaatatgatgccatatgaaagcaatgagtgaaaataggcgtagtaagctaatttactaagatgtttatcaccaaaatttgcaatgatccttattgcataagtagctgaactcaaacgtttcagcagatcatcaatgtgtttcttccaatttaatctctcatcaatggacacacctaaaaatttgcaatattctaccttagctatatgcttctgattaaggtctatatttattaatggcgtcatatcattcactgtacggaactgtatgtactgtgtcttatcaaaattcagtgagagtccgtttacaaggaaccacttagtaattttctgaaagacagtattgacaatttcatcagttaattcttgtttgtcaggtgtgattactatacttgtatcatcagcaaagagaactaactttgcctcttcatgaatatagaatggcaagtcattaatatataataagaacaacaaaggacccaatactgacccttgtggaaccccattcttgatagttccccagtttgaggaatgtgctgatctttgcatgttacgagaactacttatttcaactttctgcactcttccagttaggtacgaattaaaccatttgtgcactgtcccactcatgccacaatacttgagcttgtctagcagaatttcatgatttacacaatcaaaagcctttgagagatcacaaaaaatcccaatgggtggtgttcggttattcagatcattcaaaatttgactggtgaaagcatatatggcattttctgttgaaaaacctttctggaaaccaaactgacattttgttagtacttcatttttacagatatgtgaagctactctagaatacattactttctcaaaaattttggataaagctgttagaagggagattggacggtaattgttgacatcagatctatccccctttttatgcaaaggtataacaatcgcatatttcagtctatcagggaaaatgccctgttccagagagctattacacagatgGCTGAGAATCtgacttatctgttgagaacaagcttttagtattttgctggaaatgccatccattccatgtgagtttttgcttttaagcaagtttattattttcctaatttcagagggagaagtgggtgagatttcaattgtatcaaattgcataggtatggcctcttccattaacagcctagcatcttctaatgaacacctggatcctactatatccacaacatttagaaaatgattattaaaaatattttcaacttctgactttttgttcgtaaagttttcattcaatttgatggtaatactgtcttcctctgctcttggttgacctgtttctcttttaataatattccaaattgttttaattttatttttaattttttttgtgagttTCACACTAAAGGTCAGCAAAAGAAGATCAACTGAAGTATCTAATTTGTTCTATTATATAAGATAATTTCTCGACTGAATGGCAGTCTGAGTATGACAGATATGTTCTTTGATTCAAGAAAATCTTAGCCTTCGTAAACCATGCACTATGCGTAAGTTGGATCATTAAGAGATTACGGGAAAAGCTACAAAAGATTGGCGCGCTATAATCTGGAGGGCGGTGGAGTTCCGTTCTTAGTCCACTGCTTTTCTTAACGCATACTAATTACACACCACTTAATATATCACATGATACCAATATTTTCAATTTTCCGGAAGATACAAGTTTCTCTGTCAAATGAGCGGCGTATAATGTAAAAGTTTAGTTCAAACGAGGTAAATAGTAGCGTCTGCTTTTGGCGTACTGGGAGCAGTTTGTCTTTTTAACTTCAACGAAACACTGgccattctaattccttgtcatattccagacctcacgtcagtatagttcttccctcctcacgccagcctgcgtgagctaaaacgcgtgcatttcggcctccgctagtaacacggtgttggctcttctgccaacacaacagatgtAACCCAGGGAATACCACGGAAACATTTCACAGGCCATAAGGCTCTCTAATCTGGCATGGAcatttccgacgattgttgcagggtgtttgctttcacacgtttcacgccttacacgccaacgaccatctgtcagGTGAAGCATAAAACGAGATTTATCTGCAAAGgacacctgttgccactcagtgaaaGTCCAGTTGAGGTACAGGTATGAAAAttccagcagtcagcatgggtgcatgaaccaagcgcctgctgcGAAGGTCCATAGACAGCAACTTTGGCTGAACAGTCGCTGAGGAGACACTATTCGTAGCCCGTtagttcatctgggcgatcagttgcctAACTGCCGtcgctcacccctgtcatctatggcctgtggtgcaccacagttgcctcggtgcctgTTATGTGTAGCgccacggtatacttcaaccacagcGGCAagcgaacagcttacaaacttaacCAATTCAGAAACGCTTACACCCTTGGCCGGAAAGCCAATGATAACTCCTTTTTGGACGTCGGATAaaacgctccgtttccgcattacgacaacgattgcaTTGTTTTCTGCGTCCCCGCTACCCCTCCCTCCCGAtaggctttatacagggtgttaggagTGGAAGTGCAGGTATTGCTATCATTGGTACCTtactgccgcgcaggattagcagagctgtctaaggcgctgcagtcatggactgtgcggctggtaccggcggagattcgagtcctccctcgggagtgggtgtgtgtatttgtccttaggataatttaggttaagtagtgtgtaagcttagggactgatgaccttagcaattaagtcccataagatttcacacacatttgaacattttggtaccTTAGTATGTACCCACTTCACTGACATAGTCGTATTTACTCTGTGTGTAACAGTCTTCCCACGAACACGTCGCATAATTTACTACATATGTTTTCTACACAGTCGTAACTGCATCACTAAGTGCACTACGTCTTTCAGTATTTTGCGTTCACGCGTCCACATTTCAACACCTTACCTGCTTTCCAGGGGAACATAAGCATAACTGGCTTCTTTGTCGTATGTGTACTTTGTGGTACTAACCagtctaaaaacatactactcataaCAGCCATAATTatttgtctgcaaatgaaataaatactgagataatactgtcctcagtcaccaacaaaaataCCTGTCTTATACCACTTACAccgtgtataccctccactgctagtgctgccacctgccatctgtgagcggTTATTACACGTTCACGACGAACATAGACGGtaattacattaatgtgactagaccatgTATGAATCTCCTTGTGTTAGCGAGTGATgtgacacttgactcgcattcggaaagTCGGTGGTTCAAATCGCCAATTGTCATAAATATTTATGTCTTTTTTGGTTTCCCTATCACGCTATAAAGAAAATGCcgggtagttcctttgaaaagagcacggCCAGTCACCTTCCTCTATCCTAAAATGTGATCCGCCTCTAATGATCTCATATTTGATGGAACGTTGATCACTAATCTTCATTCCTTCTTTCTCCCGGTGTCAATGGGAGACCCTAGAATGCCATTCATGAGCAAAATTCTCGTGTAGTCTAACTTTTCTATGGATGACGTGTCTTAAAAAAACACATGTGCGATCCAGTTAAGCCTATTGATTATGTATTGGATTAACAGAAACCAAAGAGGgccacctgcagaaatactgtccTTGGATGATAGCTTTTAAGTTACAGAGTTGAGTACAGATGCAGCgcccattgtacagaaaatgaatgcGGAAAACTAATAATGTTAGTTTTCATCTTAAGCAATGAACCAAGAAGTGGCTTTTAGACGAAGTacatacaaaatgttcaaatgtgcgtgaattcccaagggaccaaacttctgaggtcatcggtccctaggcttacacactacttaaactaaattatgctaagaacagcacacacacccatgcccgagggaagaatcGAACCTTCggcaggatatacagggtgttacaaaaaggtacggccaaactttcaggaaacattcctcacacacaaataaagaaaagatgttatgtggacatgtgtccggaaacgcttaatttccatgttatagctcattttagtttcgtccacctacgctcaatggagcaggttgtcatgatttcatacgggatactctacctgtgctgctagaacatgtgcctttacaagtacgacacaacatgtggttcatgcgcaatggagctcctgcacatttcagtcgaagtgttcttacgcttctcaacaacagattcggtgaccgatggattggtagaggcggatcaattccatggcctccacgctctcctgacctcaaccctcttgactttcatttatgggggcatttgaaagctcttgtctacgcaaccccggtaccaaatgtagcgagtcttcgtgctcgtattgtggacggctgtgatacaatacgccattctccagggctgcatcagcgcatcagggattccatgcgacggagggtggatgcatgtatcctcgctaacggaggacattttgaacatttcctgtaacaaagtatttgaagccacgctggtacgttctgttgctgtgtgtttccattccatgattaatatgatttgaagagaagtaataaaatgagctctaacatggaaagtaagcgtttccggacacatgtccacataacatattttctttctttgtgtgtgaggaatgtttcctgagagtttggccgtacctttttgtaacaacaaagatatatatatatatatatatatatatatatatatatatatatatatatatatataacagctattggaaaacgactttcaccggcatcaatgtagggctggggcccatgaatgtacatatctggaaacattctaaaacgaaagcatatgtgttttttaacacaaacttatgtttttttaaatgggcctcctatattttttcttcagcaatacatagcatgacaaagcacatacacaatgacgttgattgcatcgcaatattcccattacatcccgagatattacgACGCGAAGTTGactcttgaaacacccgacatgcgctgctagcgcacgtcctgaggctcaggcgtgaaccccatgctgcccgtaatcgcgatgtgattgacatgtgtaatcacacttccatacttatcaagaggtccgaaacgaataatacggtctgctgccatcctgcattaacgtcgtacattccagcaggtatttatcgcataggctaggggtgatgcggttctgtaacatatctgtgtaccgcaacgttagtcacaaagttaacttcggttatcgttaatccgttactaaaaaggtaatgccgttcaacgttaaaactttactttactgtagatctagcgcaagtaacagttaatcattcactcgtaatagtaaaattcatgttgatggttttagtgaaacgagcaagtggactaaatgttttaccgttgtttaggtaaaaatgttttgatttgggaagttcaggtaggacatagaagatgaatgtaaacatgtttaaccaattagttttattatcaaataattatcaatgttatgtttatctaatgcgttaaa
This sequence is a window from Schistocerca nitens isolate TAMUIC-IGC-003100 chromosome 3, iqSchNite1.1, whole genome shotgun sequence. Protein-coding genes within it:
- the LOC126249636 gene encoding uncharacterized protein LOC126249636; protein product: MVLGTLKRCSTDVGKWTGNFEDSQKTVKPLFLKRLAAAEIEAEHVSGMLGVEQEEGIFGESETVVRVVQTLTKRVGSCWALLAAIGSLLLWRRAAGETSEKSSDECQPKNPGQKPTGSLSWLRKP